From one Paramormyrops kingsleyae isolate MSU_618 chromosome 1, PKINGS_0.4, whole genome shotgun sequence genomic stretch:
- the LOC140588153 gene encoding uncharacterized protein, which yields MNITLCDQEWSSEEQNESRAVAYYPKQDSDVGPPVLDLTAQEIWLEKCVNLTLTLHCDQVTHFRFSVNLDDGEEEKTTRGFITAVVGGLIGVLAVLLLVLAVGCRHRVMHLCGYESVIGHQGNQLQGGAEAGDGILQQDNDPHLVPQIPGQVANAQGQVTQQLLQLSQELPDGDHLGLQIGGEGHHLEQPVAAVLQDQETCC from the exons ATGAACATCACCTTGTGTGATCAAGAATGGAGCAGCGAAGAGCAG AATGAGTCTCGTGCAGTGGCGTACTACCCGAAGCAGGACAGCGACGTCGGTCCTCCTGTTCTCGACCTCACAGCGCAAGAGATATGGCTGGAGAAGTGTGTCAACCTTACGCTGACACTGCACTGCGACCAG GTCACCCATTTCAGATTTTCAG TCAACTTGGATGATGGAGAAGAAGAGAAAACAACTCGTGGATTCATCA CTGCTGTGGTTGGAGGGTTAATAGGAGTGTTAGCAGTGCTCCTCCTGGTTCTGGCAGTAGGATGCCG GCATCGTGTGATGCATCTCTGTGGGTACGAGTCTGTCATCGGGCACCAGGGCAATCAGCTGCAGGGAGGCGCTGAGGCTGGCGATGGCATCCTGCAGCAGGACAACGACCCCCACCTCGTGCCCCAAATCCCAGGCCAGGTGGCCAACGCACAGGGTCAGGTCACTcagcagctgctccagctcagccAGGAATTGCCAGACGGCGACCATCTTGGGCTTCAGATTGGTGGTGAAGGTCACCATCTTGAGCAACCCGTCGCAGCCGTCCTCCAGGACCAAGAGACGTGCTGTTAG